GAATAGATAGTTCTTGACTTTCAAGTCTTTCAATTTCTGATCATCATTACTCTTTCGTTGTCCCTCTGTTAGCTCTGTCCCGTCCACTGTTGCAGGAATCCCATTCTCTATCAATTCCCAGTATTCTTTTGATCTGAGAAAATTCTCCATGAGCATTGCCCAATGGTCATAATGACCATCGAATCTTGGTATTGCTGGTTGAACAAAACTGCTGTTGTTCTCTGATGCCATGAGTTTCTGATACTTCTTGCTGTTGCTAAGCTCTTAATCTTGCTTCTGCCTCAAGAAACTGCAGTTTCTTAAACTAACGCAATCAGGCCTCTACTatgaggctctgataccaaatgataaAACTCAGAATAATATTGCAGGTTTTAATGACTGAAAAGATAATATTATTGTTTGCATAAACCATGGCTATATAGCCTGTTACAAGGAAAGGAATTATAACAGAAAAACTAACTCCACGTATCCCACTCCTAGGAACGTGTAAGTGAATGGAAGACTGAATCAAATAGTAAGACTGAATCAAATAGCAACAGAGTTCCTAGAAACTAGGACATTATTAACAGAACATTTAACTGAAACTTCAACAACGatgatagtaaaaaaaagaagctttaccttcGTTTGTTAGCGTGAattccttgttgttttccatgcaataTGGACAAGCTAGTTTTCCATGTGTACTCCAACCAGAAACCATTTTATAAGTTGAAAAATCGTTAATAGTCAATAGCAAAGCCACtctcataacaaaattatattttctcgatatatcataagtcaaagctccAGGGGACCATAACTAcaccaactcatcaatcaacgatcgaagacaaacatctatattccgacTCAGGCTACTCGGACCaagtatgacagtagataaaaatatGAACTCTTGCCTCATACACATCcctggtggcaagttataaaccgtgagtatgaccggccaacaagaataaggagcagtaaatgacccaaatgggttgaatccatcTATACACAACTCAAGACGTGTGTTTCTTAATTCGgctgaaaagtgaggatgcacactattaaagtgtttccatgcttcgccattagaaggatgcaccatcactctatcaaccgcatcatggtgattggtgccatgtcatatacttagcagtccttggtgacatgaataacctctacaGTCTAAGTATGAccgggaagtatctaagtttttaatatgccacaagagtctttcccctgctagttctgggtttgtaacgggaatgctcATATTTCATGCACTCGGTCAGCTCAACATATTCAatgtagtataacatgcagaagttagggcacatgtcaattttctagtatcctaaaccaaggggtttcatcataGACTTCGCAatatagaagttctctttcagcctatttcctttaggtaaaatgcttctcgcccattcgataattttatcatatgcggcctcactcaacccatgatctgacttgatggtgaacacctatgCTTCAACCAATAATTTAATGTGGTTCATGcggccatcccataatggttcgtcgaAATCTTTCAACAGATAAAACAACCTAGTTGCATctacattaggttcttcttctatgattggacattgactgacattaccttgatttattctcattgcatccataaccatattcatGTAAGGATTACTGTTGTCATTTGCAACTCCATGCACGTTGctactagaagttgacccaaccaccctttTCTCCCGTGCTcttattacaaacaaatacttCTCTGTGTGTATACCAACACAAAGTAATTCTCCATAAAACCTTATGTAGAAGATGTATCAATTATAatatctggatgcagatactttttatttttcacgcTTCATGTATGAACACCCAATACCGCATCCAGCAAAATTTCTAAgaatagatgttgtgaaattaataaaaccatgaaccccattacaataattcatccttcgcaatccttggggtgaatcttgatacatccatgaacaatcatccatgacttctattgaacctctataaaattataatgacaacatgtattaattaactatgttaggtAAATAAAATTTGTGGGGTGGAAAATTATTGATATTCCACATTAAAGTCGCCCTCATAACAAAATTCCATCGGCAATTCTGATGGTGAATTGGTCACATCACTGTACAGAGATTCTTGCCTTCTACATCATCTCATTTTGATAGTTATGTTGCACTCTTGTCTTCTACATCGGCACCAACTGCCATGGTTCGTGAGTAATGGTTGTGGAGAATCAAGTTTGGTATAGAAAGTATAGAGTAATAAAGTAGAAGATGACTATCCATACGCATCCTCCGACCTGTTGCTGCTACAGTTTCTATCCAAGTTGCTATAAAGATGCAATATTGTTCATTTATattactgtgttttttttcttttctttgcaggGTCTCTATCTTAAATTGGAACTTTACGGAGAACCTTTTTGTCACTCTTCTATGATTTGATTCCGGTGGTTCCCATCATGCAAGCTAACTTAAATCTTATAGGGAACAAGTTCGACTAAAATCTCAAACCAAAAGAGATCttgattcatatatatatagagagagagcaTTCCATTCTAAGCAAAAATGGCAATATGACTTAATTTAGTATATAGCAAATATGGTTTCAAGCTACAAAACGTTCTGCCATGGTTCTCTGTATATAGCCCATGTCAATTTATAACAAGTGATTAAATTCTGTTATGTTCttcaataagattaaaaaaagtacaaactTCTGCTGTGAAAAATAAGCAGGAACTTTAAAAGGGAGCATATCAGTTGTCTTTCCTTTGTTCAAAACGGCAAATATTATTCCATTAGAATAGTCAAGTCTCTTGTTTTGGGAGAAACTCCAAGTGATTTTATCCTTTACTTCGAATATAATGTATGATAAAGAAAGAATGTCTGCAAAAAGTATCAGTGATATCCCAAGTttccaataaacaaaaaagaaaaataaacgcTATAGCTAATTGATCTAACCTGCCTTTAGTCGGAGATCAGATCAAGAGTTATGTTCTTCTCTTCAAGGGTACGCTAGCAGCTATTCAGTGAGGACtgtattttgaaagtttttctCTCTGCATGCACAACTCAAAAGTACTGTAAATGGACATTTCCTTGATCAAAAagcaattataatttctttaatagACTGATCTTATTAGTCCATGAAGGGgttacaaaacactatggagCAGGGGCGGAGCTAGAATTATTTATTAGGGGGGgccataattaaatataataaaatataatatttatttttttactttattgtacatgagttgtaaaaaaacttgtataatttagttttattcaaataacttactaTAAACATATAATGATCTTTGTATAAGGTAAAAAGtttgaagaaaatatcaaattgagtcaaagcaacgaagttaatttcttcttcataatatatttatcactttaatgttgtctttatatctatcaaatataaacatacaaagtatataagaaacattagctaaaacgaagcattatttatgtttgataaactttgaaataaaacaaaaaataactattcTCACTAATCAACGTGGGTTCTTTGTAAACTGAGGCGCATTGGAGTTGCTCAATCATAACTTTAACATTACACATTGGAGTTGGTTCACTAGGCTgcgagttatcaatattttttttgaaaaaaaaaatcaaattcttcttattttgttcatggttcaacctaaaatcaaaatatatatcgtgagaaaaaattgataattttggtgattctgttaaaaacaaaacttaaaaaaaatcaaagtataatcaaaaaaaccaatgaaatatatctaattaattaaaaaaaaacactataacaagaattcaaaaaacaattggtaAAATTAGcagatctaagaaaaaaaaaaataaagcaaaaatgataaaattatataaaaaaaacctcatcaaattattaacaaacatctcaaaacaaaataaaaatagattttaaatttaagttaccttgttttgtttaataaaaaataaattaattgatggctctacttcaattttttctttgaaaaattttacttatgatttatatttatatttttgtttttgaccgACTGCAAAATTTATTGTGCAAagtaatgaatttatatttacaggATTTATATTAGGGTacgtaaattaattttaaaaataatcaaattgaaaatcgcacttaattacaataaaaaaacttactttTGTAGAATAAAAAACCTCATCCACACTTAATtacctaataatatatatatatatatatattaagtgcGTTAATCCGTAGATTTGagcattaatatatatatatatatatatatatatatatatatatatatatatatatatatatatatatatatatatatattaagtgcGTTAATCCGTAGATTTGAGCATTAATTAATCCGTGCATCAACTGGCTGTATTTAATTCTGATATAAGGCCAACTTGATCACGGTGAAGTTTAAGGTCAAGCATGTGCTTAACCTATTATTCAACGAAATGACCATAGCGATTTACCACTCTGATCTATATATTATACAGGGGAATATTTTAAGGGGGGCCGGGCcctgcccccccccccccctcctcgTTCCGCCCCTGCTGTGGAGATTACATGAAAACCTGCTCCCACAATCTGCTCCACCAAAATTTATATAGCGTGCACGTACACCATGTATACTTTTGCATCTCATCATAACATTCAACAAGATCAAAGGattttaaacttattaaatGATGGTAAATATTGTCTGAACAATAGTGAGAATCAAAAGAGTAGCAGCCGCAAACAAAGACACAATTGCCCATGGGGTGCCAAAGTAATTGCTCATCAACAGAGCACGCCATCTTGGAAACCTGCGCCGGTAATACTTGTTCACGTCCTGGCACAGTTTTAgataatagtattttttcaagtaagcATCCTGAGAAAGCTTGTTGAAGAATTGCGTTGCCTCATCTGGATTCAACCAATTATCAATGATTCCACTACTGGTGAATGTATCCATATCTTTGGTAGTGTTAATGAGATTGTCTAGGAGTACGGCATATGAAGTGATTCTGTCAGTGCATTTAGGAGAACACTGCTCGTAGCTGATGAGGTTTCGAATGATGACTTCAGTTGTCTCCTGAATTAGCAATGGAGGGATTTCCAGGAAaccatttttgaattttatatccaAGATGCTGCTTGACTCATGACccaccttcaatttaattccgGCGTCTACAAGATTTGTGACGGAAGGAATAGGTTCCCATCCCACTTCACCATCTTCCTCTTCTCCAGATGACAAAACTAACCAATTTCTTAAGAGGTCaagcaaatgtttttttccttggtaAGAGAAATCTATGGAGGGTggattgaatgaaaaaatgttCTTAAAGAATTGAAGGGCAAGTTGTGCGAGGGTTGTCGTGTTTCCAGGTTCCGAGGTTATGTCGAACAAGAGTTCAAGGACCAACCAAGGTATTTGGTTTTCTACCAATATCAAGTCATGATATAGGTACTGCAACATACAAGACATGTTGAAGATAGGATCATCATCTTCTCTAAGATGATTATCTTTATCCTTTCTAAATAGCTCAATAAGAAAGCAACCATCTATTACCAACATTCTTACAAGATCCTCTTCACCGACATCAATTGGTCCGGCATAACACGAACGTGCCTCTTTCTCGATCCCCCTGGTGGATTTGATCAACGCCTTCAGTGTTATGCTCGCAGATCTTCGGGAAAGAAGGCCTTTGAGATACTTCAGTTTAACTCTCTCTGTAGATTTCATCAGTGGATGGTGACGGTGCCAGGGGCCAATTGAAAATGCGTTGGGGGTATAAGCTTTTTCGCTATGCCTTCGGAGAATTGGGGGCACTCTAAAGATGCATACTTTATCAGGCATTATCAAATTCTGGGAAATCATACTTTCAACGGAAGAGGTCAATGAATCAATATCGACTGTGACCTGATCATCTACTCCATGAGAAGGACCGCATATATCAGCACTCCTTGTACCACCATCCCTTTCGGATCTTGCCATCGTTTCTATGTGAAGAATcgttaaagaagaagaaaagaataatgaggaccaaaaaaaaattagaatctactttaagagaaagaaaaagaattctAAGCTAAGTGTGAAAAGTATCCCATTCAACGAATTGTATATCTCTTTTAAACCCATAAATTCTTCAGGCCAAGCTCAACAAACCATGATCCGAGTACATACTCAGAACCCAAGCCCTTCCAAATCCTTCCGGGTTGTATAAACTTATCCTACACAAACAAAGTTTTCTGCAAGGTTTTGAACTCAGCTGCACTCCAAACATAACTCTGTTGGGAGTTTAGAAAGGTTTGTGATTTTTCCCAAATGAGCAATCAGAAGGACCTATGAAGCTAACGAGCTGTGGTGTAAGGTACTGTAGGAGAACATATAGTAGCATTAAGCTTCTCATACCTGACAGAATGCAACTTTCCTTTGGATCTTCTCTCTcctcaatgattttatttcattacCTATGTTGAGTTGTTGACTGCTGCCTGCaacaatttgcaagaaaatttttACATGGTATCATCGAAGTTTGCTGCTGAAATTCCGAAACATTTCAGATGGCAACCCTACAAAGTTTACAGTGACATTCAACTGtgcaaaaagataaaaatggtgAAGCATTACCTTTCTCGATTAGCCAAAGCCTTGATTCGTTCTTGATGCTCTAAAAGTGAATTCTTC
This genomic interval from Populus alba chromosome 1, ASM523922v2, whole genome shotgun sequence contains the following:
- the LOC118063516 gene encoding UPF0481 protein At3g47200-like yields the protein MARSERDGGTRSADICGPSHGVDDQVTVDIDSLTSSVESMISQNLIMPDKVCIFRVPPILRRHSEKAYTPNAFSIGPWHRHHPLMKSTERVKLKYLKGLLSRRSASITLKALIKSTRGIEKEARSCYAGPIDVGEEDLVRMLVIDGCFLIELFRKDKDNHLREDDDPIFNMSCMLQYLYHDLILVENQIPWLVLELLFDITSEPGNTTTLAQLALQFFKNIFSFNPPSIDFSYQGKKHLLDLLRNWLVLSSGEEEDGEVGWEPIPSVTNLVDAGIKLKVGHESSSILDIKFKNGFLEIPPLLIQETTEVIIRNLISYEQCSPKCTDRITSYAVLLDNLINTTKDMDTFTSSGIIDNWLNPDEATQFFNKLSQDAYLKKYYYLKLCQDVNKYYRRRFPRWRALLMSNYFGTPWAIVSLFAAATLLILTIVQTIFTII